In a genomic window of Equus przewalskii isolate Varuska chromosome 4, EquPr2, whole genome shotgun sequence:
- the PON2 gene encoding serum paraoxonase/arylesterase 2 isoform X1 — MVKMGLKFPGLHSFAPDKPGGILMMDLKEENPRALELRISRGFNLASFNPHGISTFIDTDDTVYLFVVNHPEFRNTVEIFKFEEEDNSLLHLKTIKHELLPSVNDIVAVGPAHFYATNDHYFSDTFLKYLETYLNLHWTNVVYYSPNEVKVVAEGFDTANGINISPDKKYIYVADILAHEIHVLEKHPNMNLTHLKVLELDTLVDNLSIDPSSGDILVGCHPNGQKLLVYDPNNPPSSEVLRIQNILSEKPTVTTVYANNGSVLQGSSVASVYDRKLLIGTLYHRALYCEL; from the exons atggtgaaaatg GGTCTAAAATTTCCGGGACTCCACAGCTTTGCACCAGATAAGCCTGGAGGAATACTAATGATGgatctaaaagaagaaaacccaaGGGCACTGGAATTAAGAATCAGCCGTGGATTTAATTTGGCTTCATTTAATCCACATGGTATCAGCACTTTCATAGACACTG ATGACACAGTTTATCTCTTTGTTGTAAACCACCCAGAATTCAGGAATAcagtggaaatttttaaatttgaagaagAAGACAATTCTCTTTTACACCTAAAAACAATCAAACATGAGCTTCTTCCAAG tgtgaATGATATCGTGGCTGTTGGACCAGCACATTTCTATGCCACTAATGACCACTATTTCTCTGATACTTTCTTAAAGTATTTGGAAACATACTTGAATTTACACTGGACAAATGTTGTTTACTACAGTCCAAATGAAGTTAAAGTGGTAGCAGAAGGATTTGATACAGCAAATGGGATCAATATTTCACCTGATAAAAA GTACATCTATGTTGCTGATATATTGGCTCATGAAATTCATGTTTTGGAAAAACACCCTAATATGAATTTAACTCATTTGAAg GTGCTCGAATTGGATACACTGGTGGATAATTTATCTATCGATCCTTCCTCGGGGGACATCTTGGTAGGCTGTCATCCGAATGGCCAGAAGCTTTTGGTTTATGACCCGAACAATCCTCCTTCATCAGAg GTTCTCCGCATCCAGAATATTCTATCTGAGAAGCCTACCGTGACTACAGTTTATGCCAACAATGGATCTGTTCTCCAGGGAAGTTCTGTGGCCTCAGTATATGACAGGAAGCTGCTCATAGGCACTTTATACCACAGAGCCCTGTACTGTGAACTCTAA